The following proteins come from a genomic window of Candidatus Bathyarchaeia archaeon:
- the ilvN gene encoding acetolactate synthase small subunit has protein sequence MKTFIFGTLVEHKPGVLQKVSNMFRQRNFNIESITVGPTERGDIARMTITMKGEEEDAVQLEKQLRKLIDVLEVKLLDPSETVVRELALVKVRVEDWRARSDLVNWANIFRSRIVDVSPDSIMIEITGAPSKIDAFLELMKRFELLEVSRTGITAMERGLNRIGLK, from the coding sequence TTGAAGACGTTCATATTCGGGACCTTGGTCGAACATAAGCCCGGCGTCCTGCAAAAGGTCTCCAACATGTTCAGGCAGAGGAACTTCAACATAGAAAGCATAACAGTCGGGCCGACGGAGCGCGGGGACATCGCCAGGATGACCATAACCATGAAGGGCGAGGAGGAGGATGCCGTGCAGCTCGAGAAGCAATTGAGGAAGCTGATAGATGTCTTAGAGGTCAAATTGCTTGACCCCAGCGAAACCGTCGTGAGGGAATTGGCCCTCGTTAAGGTGAGGGTTGAGGATTGGAGGGCTAGGTCCGATCTGGTGAACTGGGCGAACATCTTCAGGAGCAGGATAGTGGATGTATCCCCCGATTCAATAATGATCGAGATAACCGGAGCGCCTTCGAAGATCGACGCCTTCTTGGAGCTCATGAAGCGCTTCGAGCTCCTTGAGGTATCCCGGACTGGGATCACGGCCATGGAAAGAGGTTTAAACAGGATCGGCCTTAAATAG
- the ilvC gene encoding ketol-acid reductoisomerase: MARIYFDKDIEYEIIKDKTVAVIGYGSQGRAQALNMRDSGLNVLVGLRPRGKSWERAVGDGFSPLPIEEAAERGDIIHILLPDMVQPQVYERHIEKHMANGKTLSFSHGFNIHYGLIKPPEGVDVIMVAPKSPGARVRETYEAGSGVPALIAVYRDSSGNAKRISLEMGKAIGCARAGLIETTFAEETETDIIGEQTVLVGGLIELIKDGFEVLVEAGYQPEVAYFEVLNEAKLIMDMIAEGGFMKMLRAVSDTAKYGGLTVGPKVVDKRVKKNMKAVVKNVRSGAFAKEWIRVWKERPEKLRALMRAIERHPIERVGRKIRKLSGLER, from the coding sequence ATGGCGAGGATATATTTCGACAAGGATATCGAGTACGAGATTATAAAAGATAAGACCGTGGCCGTGATAGGCTACGGCAGCCAAGGCAGGGCCCAAGCCTTGAACATGAGGGATTCCGGACTCAACGTCTTGGTCGGCCTAAGGCCAAGGGGGAAGAGCTGGGAAAGGGCCGTCGGGGATGGGTTCTCCCCATTGCCGATCGAGGAGGCCGCCGAGAGGGGAGATATAATCCACATCCTCCTACCGGACATGGTCCAGCCGCAGGTTTATGAGAGGCATATAGAGAAACACATGGCCAATGGAAAGACACTGAGCTTCTCCCACGGCTTCAACATCCATTATGGCTTGATAAAGCCCCCGGAGGGCGTGGACGTGATAATGGTCGCTCCCAAGTCCCCAGGGGCTAGGGTCAGGGAAACCTATGAGGCCGGCTCCGGGGTCCCAGCCCTGATAGCGGTCTACAGGGACAGCAGCGGGAACGCAAAAAGGATCTCGCTCGAGATGGGAAAGGCCATCGGATGCGCTAGGGCCGGCTTGATCGAAACGACGTTCGCCGAGGAAACGGAAACGGACATAATAGGGGAACAAACGGTCCTCGTCGGTGGCTTGATCGAGTTGATAAAGGATGGGTTCGAAGTCCTTGTGGAGGCCGGGTACCAGCCCGAGGTCGCATACTTCGAGGTCCTGAACGAGGCGAAGCTGATAATGGACATGATAGCCGAGGGGGGATTCATGAAGATGCTAAGGGCCGTCTCTGATACGGCTAAGTACGGCGGCCTTACGGTCGGCCCCAAGGTCGTGGATAAAAGGGTCAAGAAAAATATGAAGGCCGTTGTCAAGAACGTCAGGAGTGGGGCCTTCGCCAAGGAATGGATCAGGGTTTGGAAGGAGAGGCCGGAGAAGCTAAGGGCCCTCATGAGGGCTATCGAGCGCCACCCCATAGAGAGGGTTGGGAGGAAGATACGGAAGCTATCCGGGCTGGAAAGATGA